The Cellvibrio polysaccharolyticus genomic interval ATATCGAGTTACGCGCTGCACTGAACAGCCGCCCTCGCATCCACGAAGTCCATTTGCTCACTTTGTTTTGCCTTTGCGACCTTATAGAACAACAGCTATTCGGAGGATTCGAGTCATGAGCCGTACCGCTGCATTTTTCTGGCCACTGCTAGGCGCACTGCTGCTGAGCGGTTGCACGGCCTTGATTGATGTAACCACCAGCGAACCACTGCAAGTTGATCCGGGCAAAAGAACCACCGGCGCCCGTATTGATGATGGCAATATTGAGCGAGTCGCTGCCGTTAATCTGCGCAAAGCCCATGCCGGTATTCTCAACGGCAATGTGCACGTCAACAGCTTCAATGCGGTGGTACTGTTAACCGGCCAGGTAGCCAATGAAGAACTGCGCGCACTGGCGGGTGATACAGTTAACAAAATCCATACCGTTCGTCAGGTTCATAACGAAATTCAAATTGGTAACAATGCCAGCATCGGCGATATCAATTACGATACCTGGCTGACTACCAAGGTGAAGGGCAAGCTGTTGGCGCGAGGCGATATTGAAGGTCGCCGTGTCAGAGTAGTCACCGAGGCAAAAACGGTATATCTGATGGGGCTGGTAAGCCGGGATGAAGCCGAACGCATTACCGACGTTACCCGCTCTACCGGCGGTGTGCGTCAGGTTGTACGGGTTTTTGAATACATTGACTAATAAAGGAAGATAAATATGTTAGGCACAATTATTACTTTAGCCATTATTGCCGCTCTTGTTTTTTACATTATCGGCATCTACAACCAACTGGTTACCCTGAAAAATCGCTACGAAAATGCTTTTGCCCAGATTGAAGTTCAGTTGAAGCGTCGTTATGACCTCATCCCCAATCTGGTTGAAACCGCCAAAGCCTATTTGTCCCACGAACGCGAAACCCTTGAAGCGGTGATCAACGCTCGTAACCAGGCCGCTGCCGGTTTGCAAAATGCCGCCGCACACCCTGGCGATGCCCAGGCCATGGCGCAACTGGCCAGCGCAGAAAATTTGCTGGGCAGCGCGCTGGGTAAATTGAACGTGGTTGTGGAAGCCTATCCGGATTTGAAAGCATCGCAAAATATGATGCAAGTGTCAGAAGAACTGACCTCTACCGAAAACAAGGTTGCGTTTGCACGCCAGGCGTTTAACGATGGCGTAACCGCTTACAACACTTACAAGCAAACCTTCCCACCGGTGATTGTGGCCGGCGTTTTTGGTCACGCGAAAGATGCCAGCTTGCTTGAGTTTGCCGACAGCGCTGAAATTCAGGCTGCACCGAAAGTATCATTCAAGTAACTTGCCGCGCGGTTTTGTCGCCCGATGCGTAGGTTGGGCGACAAAACCGTTTCTGTTTTTACCGCCTCCGATGGTCTTCGTATGAACTTCTTTGAACAACAGGATATTGCTCATCGCAACACACGTTGGCTGATCATTCTGTTTGGCCTTGCGGTTATTACACTCATCGCCATTACTGCCCTGCTCTTTGCCGCGATGTTTGCCTATCTGCAAACCGGCCATTCTCCTTACGACATTGATGCCGCCCCCGTCAGCTTTGGCCAGCGCGTGCTGAATAATCTGGACTGGTCAATGCTCGGCATTATCGCCCTCTCGGTTTGCACCGTCGTAGGACTCTCCAGCCTGTTCAAATTTTTTCAATTGCGCGGCGGCGGCCGGGTAATTGCCGAGGCAATGGGCGGACAATTAATCAATCAGCAAACAACCAATGCGGACGAGCGCAAAATTCTCAATATTGTCGAGGAAATGGCCATCGCCTCCGGTGCGCCGGTACCGCCGGTGTATTTGATGGAAGACGACGCTATTAATGCGTTTGCTGCCGGGCACAATCCGCACAACGCCGTTATTGGCGTAACACGCGGCTGTATTCGCCTGCTGAACCGGGATGAATTGCAAGGCGTGGTGGCGCACGAATTCAGTCATATTTTTCACGGCGACATGCGTTTGAACTTGCGGCTGGTAGCCGTGTTGCATGGCATTCTGGTATTGGGGCTGGTCGGGCAATACCTGTTCACCAGCGCGCGCTATCGCATGGCTTTTCGCTCCAGCAAAGACAATTCGCCGCTGATCCTCTTCGGTATGGCACTGGTGCTGGTGATCATTGGTTATGCCGGCACTTTTTTCGGCAACATTATTAAAGCAGCGGTCAGTCGCCAGCGGGAATACCTGGCCGATGCATCAGCGGTGCAATTTACCCGTAACCCGTCAGGCATCGCTGGCGCCCTGAAAAAAATTCGCAACCACAGCCAAGGCTCCTTGCTGCACAATGCCCATGCCAGCGAGTTCAGCCATATGTATTTCAGCCAGGGGGTACGCGCCAGCTTTACCGGATTGATGGCCACTCACCCGCCGCTCGACAAACGTATTAGCCGCATAGACAAATCCTGGCAGCCAGAAACCACCACCAGCGCACAACCAACAGCCGCCGGAGATCAACGCACCAGCCAGTTTGCTGGCAGCGCCGCCGGAGCAACGGCCAGCGATACGGCTCAACAGGATGTGGCCAGTGTAGGCACGGCGTCTCCGGAATATCTCAGCAGCGCGCAATCCATTTTGACCACCATTGGCGCCCCGTTGCGTAATGCCACGCAAGACCCGTTTCTCTGCCGCGGCGCATTACTGGGTTTATTTTTAGCAAAAGATACCGCAACAAGAACCGCACAATGGCAGTTACTTGAGCCATTGGTACAACAGGACGCTACCGGTGAATGGCAATCCATCCTGGAACTGGCGGCACAACTGGCTCCCGAGTTGCGCTTGCCGTTAATCGAACTCGCGCTGCCCGGCCTGAAAAAATTAACCGATTCCCAGGTCACCGGTTTCAAAAAATTGCTTGATGATCTGGTGCTGGCGGATAAAAAAATCAGCCTGCAGGAATGGTCATTGCAACGTATCGTCCTGCATCATTTGGAACCGGTACAACCGCAATTTCGCACCCGCAATCTTCGCGAGTTGCGTAAAGAGTGTGAAATATTATTGGCAGCGCTGGCGTTTGCCGGTCACAGAGATGATCAACAGGCGCAGGCAGCCTTTCAAGCAGCCGCCAATGAGCTTCGCCTGTCGGCATTAACATTGCCCAGGCGCGGCCACTACGCGTTAAAAGATCTGGATCAGGCTCTGGCGACACTCAATAGCGTTGCGCCGCTGCAGAAACCACAGCTGCTCAAAGCCATGAGCCGTTGCATTCAATACGATGGAAAAATAACTGTCACAGAACGGGAATTATTACGGGCAATGGCCGATGGCCTGGATTGCCCTATGCCACCGCTGGTTAGCACTGCAACCTTAACAAGCCACGCAAACGCCTTAACGCGCTCGTGAAAGTACCTGACAGAGCAGGTATAATGCTGGCCGTTTTCTGCCCCCAACCATGATGAGGTGAATGACCTTGCAACTGGATCAAGCTACGCCGGAACAACTGCGCCAATGGGAAAGCCAATTGGACGCCGAATATCAGGGTTTTCTCGCCCAAAAACTGAACCTCGATCTGACCCGTGGCAAGCCATCGGCAGAACAGTTGAGCCTGTCCGATGCACTGGACGGTATCCTCAAGGGCAATTACATTGCTGCTGATGGTACTGACACGCGCAATTACGGCGGTCTTGATGGTCTTCCTGAAGCCAAACAGCTCGGTGCAAACCTGTTAGGTGTAGCCGCATCCGACATTCTGGTCGGCGGCAACAGCAGCCTGACCCTGATGTTCCAGGTTATGCTGGCAGCGCATCAGTTTGGTTTGAAAGACAGCGCCAGCGCCTGGAAAAATGAAGGCGAAGTCAGCTTTATTTGCCCGGTGCCAGGTTACGACCGTCACTACACCGTGTGCGCCCAGCTCGGCATTAAAATGATCAACGTTGCCATGACCGCCAATGGCCCGGACATGGATGCTGTTGAAGCACTGGTGAAAGCCGATAAATCCATCAAAGGTATCTGGTGTGTACCCAAGTACTCCAACCCGACCGGCGTGGTGTATAGCGATGAAACCGTTGACCGCATTGCGGCGCTGGGGAAAATTGCCGGTGATAACTTCCGCGTATTCTGGGACAACGCCTACGGCGTGCATGACCTGATCGATAACGCACCGGTACTGGCCAGCATTCTCGAAGCGACCCGTCGCCACAACACCGAAGACTCGGTGATTCAGTTTGCTTCAACATCCAAAATTACCCACGCCGGTGCCGGTGTAGCCTTTGTTGCTGCCAGCGCTGCCAACCAGGCGGGAATCAAAAAATTCCTGAATACCTGCACTATTGGCCCGGACAAGGTAAACCAGATTCGCCACACCCGCTTCCTGCCCGACAATGCTGCACTGCTGGCGCACATGAAGAAGCACGCTGCACTGCTTAACCCGCGTTTCGAAGCCGTACTGTCAGCACTGTCCGGTGCGTTTGACGGCACCGACCTGGGCTATTGGGAAAAGCCGGTGGGCGGTTATTTTGTTTCTTTTGATACCCGCAAAGGTTGTGCGCAGGAAACCGTACGTTTGGCCGCAGAAGCTGGCGTGAAACTGACGCCTGCCGGCGCTACCTACCCCTACGGCAAAGATGCGGAAGACCGCAACATCCGTATCGCCCCGTCAGTACCAACAGTGCCGGAAGTTGTAGCTGCTATGAAAGTGTTCGTGACTTGCGTGAAGCTGGCTTCGGTAAGAAAGCAACTGGCCAGCTGATAAGAACATCCGGGCTGGCGCTAGCGCTCTGGCCCGGCCTCCCGATACTACGGGAGACATGGAAACGGGTAATTCACCTGAATTCCAGGCAATAAAAAAGCCGCTTTGGTTTCCCGAAGCGGCTTTTTTGTATCTGTTACACCATCAATTATTGATAGGCACCAGAACAACAGCAGGGGCATTGGCTTCCTGGGCGGCATCCTGTACAGCAACGTAAGTTGCCGCATTCGCCTTATTGTCAGCCTGAATGATTACTGAGGCTTTCGGCAATTCTGCACGCAAACGCTCAATATTTGAACGCACTTGACGCTCATCAACACGACGCTCACCGGTTTCATCACGGAACCAGATTTGATTGTCGGCAGAGATACGAACCAGGATGTTCTGAGGAGCATCATCTGGCGGAGGGCTGTCATTCTTCTCCGGCACATTGACATCAAGACCTACTTCTTTAACGAACGATGCGGTCACGATAAAGAAAATCAGCATGATGAACACAACGTCCAGCATTGGCGTCAAATCAATTTCGCTACTATCGTCGGCGCTACGGCCTTTCTTTCTTCGACTCACCGCATTTACTCCTCTTTTTATCGGAACGGTATCTGTTTTAGCCCAGCGGTCGGGTTAACTACCAATACTATCAGTTTTTAATATCGACTGACCAATCCTTTATTGGATATTTATGAGTGATTATTGGGTTAACTTTCCCCGAAAAAGACCAAAAACACATTAAAAAACAAACTTAAATTCTATTTAGGAATATATGGTTTGATTGGCTGGTCAGTAAATATCCAGCACCGGCACCTTGGCAACAAGGCTCAATATCTGCCCGAAAAAGATCGCCAGCATACACACTGCCGCTCGCGTTTTTCGACTTTTCCAAAGACCACGAAAACGAAAAGATGTTCATTACAGCCAGGGAAAGATAACGCCTGAACCCCATAAATACCAGAAGGAAGCAGCTTTGAAAAAACAACGACTGTTCCTCCTGCGAAATTCACATAACCAGGATAACTGCTCATGCGTTTGCATCACTGGATGCGACGCGAACAGCAAGAGAAAATAATGCACCCGCCGCCCACAGTAATCGACATCTACGGATCGACCATTGCAACACCTTCCACGCGATAGTTTATCGAGCCGATAATTCAAACCAGCCGGCCAAAGATAACTGATCCAGCCTCAGGAATTTCATCTTCAAAAGCAAAAGTCCGATCATCTTCACCTCGCAAACCCGGCTCAATAATCATCCGCTGGAGCCACTCAAGTGCGAACCAAAAAAAGTTATACATAACGAGCAACAACGCCCTGGCCAATCATCAAAAACTTCACCGCAGTTGTTCGATATCAA includes:
- a CDS encoding LemA family protein; protein product: MLGTIITLAIIAALVFYIIGIYNQLVTLKNRYENAFAQIEVQLKRRYDLIPNLVETAKAYLSHERETLEAVINARNQAAAGLQNAAAHPGDAQAMAQLASAENLLGSALGKLNVVVEAYPDLKASQNMMQVSEELTSTENKVAFARQAFNDGVTAYNTYKQTFPPVIVAGVFGHAKDASLLEFADSAEIQAAPKVSFK
- a CDS encoding BON domain-containing protein, producing the protein MSRTAAFFWPLLGALLLSGCTALIDVTTSEPLQVDPGKRTTGARIDDGNIERVAAVNLRKAHAGILNGNVHVNSFNAVVLLTGQVANEELRALAGDTVNKIHTVRQVHNEIQIGNNASIGDINYDTWLTTKVKGKLLARGDIEGRRVRVVTEAKTVYLMGLVSRDEAERITDVTRSTGGVRQVVRVFEYID
- a CDS encoding aminotransferase class I/II-fold pyridoxal phosphate-dependent enzyme, producing the protein MQLDQATPEQLRQWESQLDAEYQGFLAQKLNLDLTRGKPSAEQLSLSDALDGILKGNYIAADGTDTRNYGGLDGLPEAKQLGANLLGVAASDILVGGNSSLTLMFQVMLAAHQFGLKDSASAWKNEGEVSFICPVPGYDRHYTVCAQLGIKMINVAMTANGPDMDAVEALVKADKSIKGIWCVPKYSNPTGVVYSDETVDRIAALGKIAGDNFRVFWDNAYGVHDLIDNAPVLASILEATRRHNTEDSVIQFASTSKITHAGAGVAFVAASAANQAGIKKFLNTCTIGPDKVNQIRHTRFLPDNAALLAHMKKHAALLNPRFEAVLSALSGAFDGTDLGYWEKPVGGYFVSFDTRKGCAQETVRLAAEAGVKLTPAGATYPYGKDAEDRNIRIAPSVPTVPEVVAAMKVFVTCVKLASVRKQLAS
- a CDS encoding M48 family metallopeptidase — translated: MRRLGDKTVSVFTASDGLRMNFFEQQDIAHRNTRWLIILFGLAVITLIAITALLFAAMFAYLQTGHSPYDIDAAPVSFGQRVLNNLDWSMLGIIALSVCTVVGLSSLFKFFQLRGGGRVIAEAMGGQLINQQTTNADERKILNIVEEMAIASGAPVPPVYLMEDDAINAFAAGHNPHNAVIGVTRGCIRLLNRDELQGVVAHEFSHIFHGDMRLNLRLVAVLHGILVLGLVGQYLFTSARYRMAFRSSKDNSPLILFGMALVLVIIGYAGTFFGNIIKAAVSRQREYLADASAVQFTRNPSGIAGALKKIRNHSQGSLLHNAHASEFSHMYFSQGVRASFTGLMATHPPLDKRISRIDKSWQPETTTSAQPTAAGDQRTSQFAGSAAGATASDTAQQDVASVGTASPEYLSSAQSILTTIGAPLRNATQDPFLCRGALLGLFLAKDTATRTAQWQLLEPLVQQDATGEWQSILELAAQLAPELRLPLIELALPGLKKLTDSQVTGFKKLLDDLVLADKKISLQEWSLQRIVLHHLEPVQPQFRTRNLRELRKECEILLAALAFAGHRDDQQAQAAFQAAANELRLSALTLPRRGHYALKDLDQALATLNSVAPLQKPQLLKAMSRCIQYDGKITVTERELLRAMADGLDCPMPPLVSTATLTSHANALTRS
- a CDS encoding ExbD/TolR family protein, coding for MSRRKKGRSADDSSEIDLTPMLDVVFIMLIFFIVTASFVKEVGLDVNVPEKNDSPPPDDAPQNILVRISADNQIWFRDETGERRVDERQVRSNIERLRAELPKASVIIQADNKANAATYVAVQDAAQEANAPAVVLVPINN